A window of Novosphingobium terrae contains these coding sequences:
- a CDS encoding TonB-dependent siderophore receptor, with protein MKTRAEGISIKRICRQAGAIALMASCALPLCLPQAQARPSAGSAARSFAIAPGPLADALIQFGYQSGLQVAASGALTASARSPGVSGTLAPMAALSRLLSGTGLTFRITGQDTVQLEPAPQTAGSAIQLGAVEVEGMNGPSGGANGQSAAAHSSDPYAGQVTPPTTIASKMPVSQRETPQTVNVVSQMQIQRQNLVDLNDALRQTPGVVVAPYRDARSDLFSRGFPIDNIQIEGVPIDISTASNGPLSPGLAMYDRVEMLKGPAGLFNGFAGPGGTVNLVRKHPLDVFQVNADLGIGSYNDYRETLDVTGPVNTSHSVRVRLLESYQSTDLTQNTTYKRNLLIYGVAEADLSPSTLLRVGGSYQRLAQRSESQGLAAYDDYTLLRLPRSQYVGSPLNHDAYNSTTAFLELEQRLGSGWQLKLSTLYFGNRSTDIAGAYQSGAVERATGDFTYFSFSGQERIDQYAVDLHATGPLQLFGQTHQLVVGFNQQHTDDYLLDGLGAGLATANLAQDLAHLPAVPITTFYGGTTYADRYSLYANGRFRLIAPLTLILGGNLSWWRGIYDPDPANNPFGSTRTADSEKAKLTPYAALVLDLDRHHSLYGSYAKVFQPQTARTETNALVKPVDGEQFEAGLKGEYLDGKLNAALALFQITERNRAITDPLQPLSGFSVPQGKVRNRGIEVSLSGQITPDWTINTGYTYTEVKVLNAADDGATGNVDGWEPFTAIAPKHLFKLWTDYRLPGRWSKFSLGASLYATSSYSTVATSGTLVQPAYTTVGARISYRATDRVTLAVNATNLGNAYYYQSIGGVGGQNFIGDPRRILGTVHVTY; from the coding sequence ATGAAGACCCGTGCTGAAGGCATCTCCATCAAGCGCATCTGCCGTCAAGCAGGCGCCATCGCCCTGATGGCCAGTTGCGCATTGCCGCTCTGCTTGCCGCAGGCTCAGGCTAGGCCCTCTGCTGGTAGCGCGGCGCGCAGCTTTGCGATTGCGCCCGGTCCCTTGGCCGATGCGTTGATCCAGTTTGGTTATCAGTCCGGCCTGCAGGTCGCGGCCAGTGGCGCGCTGACGGCATCGGCCCGCTCGCCGGGCGTTTCGGGCACGCTCGCTCCGATGGCGGCGCTATCGCGCCTGCTCAGCGGTACGGGGCTGACGTTCCGGATCACCGGTCAGGATACAGTGCAGCTTGAGCCCGCGCCCCAGACTGCGGGCAGCGCCATCCAGCTTGGCGCGGTCGAGGTCGAAGGCATGAACGGCCCGAGTGGTGGCGCAAACGGGCAGAGCGCTGCCGCTCATTCCAGCGACCCCTATGCCGGGCAGGTGACGCCGCCCACCACCATCGCCTCAAAGATGCCCGTCAGCCAGCGCGAGACGCCGCAGACGGTCAATGTCGTCAGCCAGATGCAGATCCAGCGGCAAAATCTGGTCGATCTCAACGATGCCCTGCGCCAGACGCCGGGTGTGGTGGTCGCGCCCTATCGCGATGCGCGTTCCGACCTGTTTTCACGCGGCTTTCCGATCGACAACATCCAGATCGAGGGTGTGCCGATCGACATTTCGACCGCCTCGAACGGACCGCTCAGCCCCGGGCTGGCGATGTATGACCGCGTCGAGATGCTCAAAGGCCCTGCCGGGCTGTTCAACGGCTTTGCGGGGCCGGGGGGCACAGTCAATCTGGTGCGCAAGCATCCGCTCGATGTGTTTCAGGTGAATGCTGATCTGGGGATCGGCAGCTACAATGATTACCGCGAGACGCTGGATGTGACCGGGCCGGTCAACACCAGCCATTCGGTGCGCGTGCGCTTGCTGGAATCTTACCAGAGCACCGATCTCACCCAGAACACCACCTACAAGCGCAACCTGCTGATCTATGGCGTGGCAGAGGCCGACCTTTCGCCCTCTACCCTGCTACGCGTGGGGGGCAGCTATCAGCGTCTGGCGCAGCGCAGTGAATCGCAAGGGCTGGCCGCCTATGACGATTACACCCTGCTGCGTCTGCCACGTTCACAGTATGTCGGCAGCCCCCTCAACCATGATGCCTACAACTCCACCACCGCCTTTCTGGAACTGGAGCAGAGACTGGGATCGGGCTGGCAGCTCAAGCTGAGCACGCTCTATTTCGGCAACCGTTCCACCGACATTGCAGGGGCCTATCAATCCGGCGCGGTTGAGCGTGCCACCGGAGACTTTACCTATTTCAGTTTCTCCGGGCAGGAGCGGATCGACCAATATGCCGTCGATCTCCACGCCACCGGGCCCCTGCAGCTGTTTGGGCAGACCCACCAGCTGGTCGTCGGCTTCAACCAGCAGCATACCGACGATTATCTTCTCGACGGGCTGGGGGCAGGGCTGGCCACGGCCAATCTTGCGCAGGATCTGGCACATCTGCCCGCCGTGCCGATCACCACCTTCTATGGCGGCACCACATACGCCGATCGCTACAGCCTCTATGCCAATGGCCGCTTCAGGCTGATCGCGCCGCTGACGCTCATTCTGGGGGGCAATCTCTCCTGGTGGCGCGGCATCTATGATCCCGATCCGGCCAACAACCCCTTCGGCAGCACCCGCACCGCTGACAGCGAAAAGGCCAAGCTGACCCCCTATGCAGCGCTGGTGCTCGATCTCGATCGCCATCACTCGCTCTATGGCAGCTATGCCAAGGTGTTCCAGCCGCAGACCGCGCGCACCGAAACAAACGCTCTGGTCAAGCCGGTGGATGGCGAGCAGTTCGAGGCCGGGCTGAAGGGTGAATATCTGGATGGTAAGCTCAACGCCGCCCTTGCCCTGTTCCAGATCACCGAACGCAACCGCGCCATCACCGATCCGCTGCAGCCTTTGTCGGGCTTTTCGGTGCCTCAGGGCAAGGTGCGCAATCGCGGGATCGAGGTTTCGCTCTCAGGACAGATCACGCCTGACTGGACCATCAACACCGGTTATACCTATACCGAGGTCAAGGTGCTGAACGCTGCCGACGATGGCGCGACCGGCAACGTTGATGGCTGGGAGCCCTTTACTGCCATCGCGCCGAAACACCTCTTCAAGCTGTGGACCGATTACCGCCTGCCGGGCCGCTGGTCGAAATTCAGCCTTGGTGCCTCACTTTATGCAACCAGCAGCTACAGCACGGTGGCGACCAGCGGCACGTTGGTGCAGCCGGCCTATACCACGGTGGGTGCGCGGATCAGCTATCGCGCCACGGATCGTGTCACGCTGGCCGTCAACGCAACGAATTTGGGCAATGCCTATTACTATCAGTCGATTGGTGGTGTGGGCGGGCAGAATTTTATCGGCGATCCGCGACGAATTCTGGGAACTGTGCATGTCACCTACTGA
- a CDS encoding porin has translation MSNKAGARTGTGQNPAARVRKAGQRGRPTEQTLYGLALIALSLAAPDRAQAQDTAAAPSNDPIIYLMQSLKARGVLTQQDYDAVIARMKPAAPASNAIAVQTTPAPSPSGTTQLASAAETVPVTAPATAAAPDKGLKVTGSLDHGLGLAVGDVRLTLHGSVNGYYVHNSGSPADAAHTVNGGVAQAGQTSSSIRSGFAPAYLVGNVATTQRGWDIGMTLGFYPGITSIAAGAGSPQAFQTGGLDIRQVNLTLSRPGVGEFKIGRDTGLFGVDAELQDMVLLGVGIAPANPAPTNSTLGRIGAGYIYSDWIPQITYTTPNIKGFKASVGVFQPLETVGRSEVNSTPGFQYRLTYNTKINDLSATLWSSAIIQKHDPMTGAVGTPYTGKGIDMGAKLGYGPFALTGYYYTSQGLGIIGLFQLAVADNGNTRKGDGYYLQGTYKVGRFQFGGSYGGSSLGLAKDEPVSDLVKHTYTSAGQIRYQLTDWVTLIGEYFHTDSTAHNGNKASSDTISTGATLAF, from the coding sequence ATGAGCAATAAGGCAGGAGCCCGCACGGGCACCGGTCAGAACCCCGCTGCGCGCGTGCGAAAGGCAGGCCAGCGCGGAAGACCAACAGAACAGACCCTGTACGGGCTGGCGCTGATCGCGCTGAGCCTTGCCGCGCCGGATCGGGCTCAGGCGCAGGACACGGCAGCAGCGCCGTCCAACGACCCGATCATCTATCTGATGCAGAGCCTGAAAGCACGCGGCGTGCTGACGCAGCAGGACTATGATGCGGTGATCGCCCGGATGAAACCGGCAGCACCGGCCAGCAATGCGATCGCCGTTCAGACCACGCCAGCTCCCTCTCCTTCAGGCACAACGCAACTCGCTTCGGCGGCAGAAACCGTGCCTGTCACGGCCCCGGCAACCGCAGCAGCGCCAGACAAAGGCCTCAAAGTCACCGGCAGCCTCGATCATGGCCTTGGCCTCGCCGTGGGCGATGTGCGGCTGACGCTCCATGGCTCGGTCAACGGCTATTATGTTCACAACAGCGGCTCGCCTGCCGATGCGGCCCATACCGTCAACGGTGGCGTCGCGCAGGCGGGGCAGACCAGTTCGTCGATCCGTTCGGGCTTTGCTCCGGCCTATCTGGTCGGCAATGTTGCCACCACCCAGCGCGGCTGGGATATCGGCATGACCTTGGGTTTCTATCCGGGCATCACCAGCATTGCGGCGGGCGCCGGTTCGCCTCAGGCCTTCCAGACCGGCGGGCTCGACATCCGTCAGGTCAATCTCACCCTCTCTCGCCCCGGCGTGGGCGAGTTCAAGATCGGGCGCGACACCGGCCTGTTCGGCGTGGATGCAGAGCTTCAGGATATGGTGTTGCTGGGCGTGGGCATCGCGCCCGCCAATCCGGCGCCGACCAATTCCACACTGGGGCGCATCGGCGCGGGCTATATCTATTCCGACTGGATTCCCCAGATCACTTACACCACGCCCAATATCAAAGGTTTCAAGGCCTCTGTGGGTGTCTTCCAGCCTTTGGAAACCGTGGGCCGGTCGGAAGTCAACAGCACGCCGGGCTTCCAATACCGCCTGACCTACAACACGAAGATCAACGATCTGTCAGCCACGCTATGGTCCTCGGCCATCATCCAGAAGCATGATCCGATGACAGGCGCGGTGGGCACGCCTTATACCGGCAAGGGCATCGATATGGGCGCGAAGCTGGGTTACGGCCCCTTCGCGCTGACGGGCTATTACTACACCAGCCAAGGGTTGGGCATCATCGGCCTATTCCAGCTGGCCGTGGCGGATAATGGCAACACCCGCAAAGGTGACGGATACTATCTGCAAGGCACCTATAAGGTGGGGCGCTTCCAGTTCGGCGGCAGCTATGGCGGCAGCTCGCTGGGTCTGGCGAAGGACGAGCCGGTCTCCGATCTGGTGAAGCACACCTATACCTCTGCCGGGCAGATCCGCTATCAGCTGACGGATTGGGTGACGCTGATCGGGGAATATTTTCACACCGATTCAACGGCCCACAATGGCAATAAGGCCAGTTCGGACACGATTTCAACCGGCGCCACGCTGGCGTTCTGA
- a CDS encoding CPBP family intramembrane glutamic endopeptidase — MSSDEYPIELLKIRRIWVFTPLMQIIAVCLLYISTTLLFSRSFHLNGNMLGGPPDVWILFVPITEEILFRGFILGALEKAYGGIWAIVISSILFGLWHLKNTFWMTNGDLEYQMFYTAFIFGPITAAMTLKLRSIWPGVILHYLNNFPTELIPPLGGWW; from the coding sequence ATGAGCAGTGATGAATACCCTATCGAACTTCTGAAGATTCGAAGGATTTGGGTTTTTACGCCGCTGATGCAGATTATCGCTGTTTGTCTTCTATATATTTCAACAACACTTCTATTTTCTCGTAGCTTCCATTTGAACGGCAATATGCTTGGAGGCCCTCCGGATGTTTGGATTTTATTCGTTCCCATCACAGAGGAAATTTTATTCCGAGGTTTTATCCTGGGCGCCCTTGAGAAAGCCTACGGCGGAATATGGGCGATTGTTATATCTTCAATATTGTTCGGACTTTGGCATTTGAAAAATACATTCTGGATGACAAATGGCGATCTTGAATATCAAATGTTTTATACTGCCTTCATTTTTGGCCCCATAACGGCGGCTATGACGCTCAAATTACGGTCGATATGGCCGGGTGTTATCCTGCACTACCTGAATAACTTTCCTACGGAATTGATCCCACCTCTAGGTGGCTGGTGGTAA
- a CDS encoding helix-turn-helix domain-containing protein, translated as MNMRKLAEGFRLLLGAMPSAFVPSTRLDEAHRLIASGEWSVSQAAWEVGYTPAAFATAFRRRFGVAPSVPRG; from the coding sequence ATGAACATGCGCAAGCTGGCCGAGGGATTCCGCCTGCTGCTCGGCGCGATGCCCTCCGCGTTCGTCCCGTCCACCCGGCTTGATGAGGCGCATCGCCTGATTGCCAGCGGGGAGTGGAGCGTGTCTCAGGCCGCGTGGGAAGTCGGTTATACGCCTGCCGCTTTTGCCACCGCGTTTCGGCGCAGGTTTGGGGTTGCGCCCAGTGTTCCAAGGGGATGA
- a CDS encoding PepSY-associated TM helix domain-containing protein encodes MPTPARPRAGSRGLRRWSAVHRWSSLPPTLLLFILCLTGLPLIFESEISAMLGEAPARVGASPGTLDAMMQAARALHPDRVVQFIVWEADAPEAITFSLAPSITAYPDHNINVVLSRQTGQVMPPDAGAGPMEMVRRLHTQLFLGPVGGIVLGLIALAFVASVLSGIVLYAPFMGQRAYASIRQSAGPRRRHLDWHNFLGITLAIWLLVVGATGWINGWGSLIFEQWRGQVMEPVTAQTRIPPPRTGPAAVLEAAQRSLPGTEPAFIALPGSMMADARHYGVYLRGMDGLRKRQMRLVIVDAASGQVSAIPPIPWYISMLMMAQPLHFGDYGGLGLKLLWALLDLLAIHVLWTGLRLWWGKRGRP; translated from the coding sequence ATGCCCACACCGGCGCGGCCACGGGCCGGATCGCGGGGGTTGCGCCGCTGGTCGGCGGTGCATCGCTGGTCTTCGCTGCCGCCCACCTTGCTCCTCTTCATCCTGTGCCTCACCGGCCTGCCGCTGATCTTCGAGAGCGAGATCAGCGCCATGCTGGGCGAGGCCCCGGCGCGGGTCGGCGCTTCGCCCGGCACGCTCGACGCAATGATGCAGGCCGCCCGCGCCCTTCACCCCGACCGCGTGGTGCAGTTCATCGTCTGGGAGGCTGATGCGCCCGAGGCCATCACCTTTTCCCTCGCCCCCTCGATCACCGCCTATCCCGACCACAACATCAATGTCGTCCTGTCGCGCCAGACCGGGCAGGTGATGCCACCCGATGCGGGCGCGGGGCCGATGGAGATGGTGCGTCGCCTGCACACGCAGCTGTTTCTGGGGCCGGTCGGCGGCATCGTGCTGGGGTTGATCGCGCTGGCTTTCGTGGCCTCGGTGCTGTCGGGCATCGTGCTGTACGCGCCCTTTATGGGGCAGCGGGCCTATGCCTCGATCCGGCAGTCCGCCGGGCCAAGGCGGCGCCATCTCGACTGGCACAATTTTCTGGGCATCACCCTGGCGATCTGGCTGCTGGTGGTGGGGGCCACGGGCTGGATCAACGGCTGGGGCAGCCTGATCTTCGAACAGTGGCGCGGGCAGGTGATGGAGCCCGTCACCGCACAAACCCGCATCCCCCCACCCCGTACCGGGCCCGCCGCCGTGCTTGAGGCCGCTCAGCGCAGCCTACCCGGCACCGAGCCCGCCTTTATCGCCCTGCCCGGTTCGATGATGGCCGATGCCCGGCATTACGGCGTCTATCTGCGCGGCATGGATGGGTTGCGCAAACGGCAGATGCGGCTGGTGATCGTGGATGCGGCCAGCGGACAGGTCAGCGCCATTCCGCCCATCCCCTGGTATATCTCCATGCTGATGATGGCCCAGCCGCTGCATTTCGGCGATTATGGCGGGCTGGGGCTCAAACTGCTGTGGGCTCTCCTCGACCTGCTGGCGATCCATGTGCTGTGGACGGGATTGCGCCTGTGGTGGGGCAAGCGGGGGCGACCATGA
- a CDS encoding TonB-dependent receptor, with the protein MDSTSDQIIVTAAKRAQASQDLDAAVAVADKDDFARRGFQGVEQIDRLLADITLRARSSQAYTNVTMRGQASLDYYNPAAQLYVDGLPQDQALFFRQVPIDLDRVEVLYGPQGTLYGRGALGGVINVVTRRPDDQLRGQVEGNVSSLGSGGQALVNLPLVKDALYADVSVGARHQKGQMTDMVTGQRVGDTNSENIRARLRYAPKGGPLDIMASYSHARMASTEEYFVPEAYRAQRLALDMPSHYRLLSDSFGLTAHLDLGFATVSSLTAYQDRTYDRTIYGYYAPETQRSFSQELRLVSPAREGAKIDYVAGLYLEDLRFSYRMPVMTLGNHQTIRTLAAFGELTWHATDRLSITPGLRVSNERTQAQADYASVSYGNRVDATRVLPKLALGYRLDGNTRLYAVASTGFKAGGFTRAAVPTTLAYAYKPQYTRNIEVGLKGNTEDHRVDYSLSAYYIVNTGFQLPVGTVAVQYLENVGTARSRGVDLNLRLRPVDPFTISLSGSLNRSWFSRYDNALTPGLDLTGHKVPYAPSAQLNANIDYRISLPGSLGTLSPHAGVSHNGRIWFTEANAVGQGPYTLVDAGLSWRLNERLGIDLYGDNLTDKTYATYGFDTGGAGLAYQLGRGREFGLRLRAGL; encoded by the coding sequence ATGGACAGCACCAGCGACCAGATCATCGTCACCGCCGCCAAGCGCGCGCAGGCCAGTCAGGATCTGGATGCCGCCGTGGCCGTGGCCGACAAGGATGATTTCGCAAGGCGCGGCTTTCAGGGCGTGGAGCAGATTGACCGCCTGCTGGCCGACATCACGCTGCGCGCCCGCTCGTCTCAGGCCTATACCAATGTGACGATGCGCGGTCAGGCCTCGCTCGATTACTACAATCCGGCGGCGCAGCTCTATGTCGACGGGCTGCCTCAGGATCAGGCGCTGTTCTTCCGTCAGGTACCGATCGATCTCGACCGGGTCGAGGTGCTCTATGGCCCGCAGGGCACGCTGTATGGGCGCGGCGCGCTGGGCGGGGTCATCAATGTCGTTACGCGCAGGCCCGACGATCAGCTGCGCGGGCAGGTCGAGGGCAATGTCAGCTCGCTGGGCTCTGGCGGTCAGGCGCTGGTCAATCTGCCGCTGGTCAAGGATGCGCTTTACGCTGATGTCAGTGTGGGCGCGCGGCACCAGAAGGGGCAGATGACCGATATGGTCACCGGCCAGCGCGTGGGCGATACCAACAGCGAAAACATTCGCGCCCGCCTGCGCTATGCCCCCAAGGGCGGCCCGCTGGACATCATGGCCTCCTACAGCCACGCCCGCATGGCCTCCACCGAGGAGTATTTCGTGCCCGAGGCCTATCGAGCTCAGCGGCTCGCGCTCGACATGCCCTCGCATTACCGGCTGTTGAGCGACAGTTTCGGGCTGACCGCGCATCTCGATCTGGGCTTTGCCACGGTCAGCTCGCTTACCGCCTATCAGGATCGCACCTACGACCGCACGATCTATGGCTATTACGCCCCGGAAACCCAGCGCAGCTTCAGTCAGGAGCTGCGCCTTGTCTCGCCCGCGCGAGAAGGTGCAAAGATAGATTATGTCGCGGGCCTCTATCTGGAGGATCTGCGCTTTTCCTATCGCATGCCGGTCATGACGCTGGGCAACCATCAGACCATCCGCACGCTGGCCGCCTTTGGCGAGCTGACCTGGCATGCAACAGACCGCCTGTCGATCACGCCTGGCCTGCGTGTCTCCAATGAGCGCACGCAGGCGCAGGCCGATTATGCCAGTGTCAGCTATGGCAACCGTGTCGATGCCACCCGCGTGCTGCCCAAGCTGGCGCTGGGCTATCGGCTGGACGGGAACACGCGGCTCTATGCCGTGGCCAGCACCGGCTTCAAGGCGGGGGGATTCACCCGCGCCGCCGTGCCCACCACGCTGGCCTATGCCTACAAGCCGCAATACACCCGCAACATCGAGGTCGGGCTGAAGGGCAACACCGAAGATCACCGCGTGGATTACAGCCTCTCGGCCTATTACATCGTCAACACCGGCTTCCAGCTGCCGGTCGGCACGGTGGCGGTGCAATATCTGGAGAATGTCGGCACGGCCAGAAGCCGGGGCGTCGATCTCAATTTGCGGCTGCGCCCGGTCGATCCCTTCACCATCAGCCTGTCGGGATCGCTCAACCGCAGCTGGTTCAGCCGCTACGACAATGCGCTGACACCCGGCCTCGACCTGACCGGCCACAAAGTGCCCTATGCGCCCTCCGCGCAGCTCAACGCCAACATCGATTATCGCATCTCCCTGCCCGGATCGCTGGGCACGCTGAGCCCCCATGCCGGGGTCAGCCACAATGGCCGTATCTGGTTTACCGAGGCCAATGCGGTGGGTCAGGGCCCCTATACGCTGGTCGATGCGGGCCTGTCGTGGCGGCTGAACGAGCGGCTGGGGATCGACCTCTATGGCGACAATCTGACCGACAAGACCTATGCCACCTATGGTTTCGACACAGGCGGCGCGGGTCTGGCCTATCAGCTGGGCCGAGGGCGCGAATTCGGACTGCGGCTGCGCGCCGGGCTGTGA
- a CDS encoding FecR family protein, whose protein sequence is MADPLQQARKEAAGWLILLEDDPEDHKQRALFQQWLAADPKHAMAWNSISHTSDLLAAAPPPKPETRFRMGRVSWAGLAMAAMVVMAVTPGLLLRLRADEITGTSEIRTVNLADGSVMRLGPRSAVAVSFSGGERRVSLLAGEAFFDVRHDAARPFLVESAGMVTTDVGTRFDLALRGGASVLAVDDGQVRVDVKGSPHGTNLGRGEWLRHDGDRIESGSGLPPELTAGPSTRIAARNRPVSEVVDALRPWFGGTIILADAALAGSPVTGVFDASDPRAALTALVGPARGRVVQITPWVLVVTARQ, encoded by the coding sequence ATGGCTGACCCTCTGCAACAGGCCCGCAAGGAGGCGGCAGGCTGGCTGATCCTGTTGGAAGACGATCCGGAGGATCACAAGCAGCGCGCCCTGTTCCAGCAGTGGCTGGCTGCCGATCCCAAACACGCCATGGCCTGGAACAGCATCAGCCATACAAGCGATCTGCTGGCTGCGGCGCCGCCTCCCAAACCTGAGACGCGTTTCAGAATGGGCCGGGTCAGCTGGGCAGGGCTGGCTATGGCCGCGATGGTGGTGATGGCGGTCACGCCCGGCCTGCTGCTGCGTTTGCGCGCCGATGAGATCACCGGAACCTCGGAGATCCGCACAGTCAATCTGGCGGATGGCAGCGTGATGCGGCTGGGACCGCGCAGCGCGGTTGCTGTGTCCTTTTCCGGTGGGGAGCGGCGTGTCTCGCTTCTGGCAGGCGAGGCCTTTTTCGATGTCCGCCATGATGCCGCCCGGCCTTTCCTTGTGGAGAGTGCGGGGATGGTCACCACCGATGTCGGCACGCGCTTTGATCTGGCCCTGCGCGGGGGCGCTTCGGTGCTGGCGGTGGATGATGGGCAGGTGCGCGTCGATGTTAAAGGAAGCCCGCATGGCACCAATCTGGGGCGTGGTGAATGGCTGCGTCATGACGGAGATCGGATCGAAAGCGGAAGCGGCCTTCCGCCCGAACTGACCGCCGGGCCCTCGACCCGTATCGCTGCGCGCAATCGGCCGGTTTCCGAAGTGGTGGATGCTCTGCGCCCGTGGTTTGGCGGCACGATCATCTTGGCCGATGCAGCTCTGGCGGGCAGTCCGGTGACGGGGGTTTTCGACGCGAGTGACCCCAGGGCGGCGCTGACGGCTTTGGTGGGGCCCGCAAGGGGGCGGGTGGTGCAGATCACCCCATGGGTGTTGGTCGTGACCGCGCGCCAGTAA
- a CDS encoding AraC family transcriptional regulator, whose protein sequence is MELIERAPSQADHRAQAPVGLAPQDHFSGLAGQDDPRGQGWVVRLNLRPGFDLNAYHQPVRQGYRVEATTEPCLAITVLLSGQGHSEILGAADDMQASTYRPGTLYVSLARETTRGVAVSEADTLMRLVELRMSPSFLARTGSLPLFDALFDKAGKTHPLHALSTPTLWLGQMPAPGPLLALAEAILRDVRLGGMADLRIEGQALALFDTVVALMRPPAPALLACQRDGAQLDRARLMMRARLDHPWSIAGLAKAVGLNEKRLKQGFRLRFGLPVHATLQADRLDHARQLLGSGMVSVTEASLAVGYANPSHFARLFRRAYGMLPSAMRHG, encoded by the coding sequence GTGGAACTGATCGAACGCGCCCCCAGTCAGGCCGACCATCGCGCTCAGGCCCCGGTGGGGTTGGCGCCGCAGGATCATTTCTCCGGCCTTGCGGGGCAGGACGATCCGCGCGGGCAGGGCTGGGTGGTGCGGCTCAACCTGCGCCCCGGATTTGACCTCAATGCCTATCATCAGCCCGTGCGCCAGGGCTATCGCGTCGAGGCAACCACCGAGCCTTGTCTGGCCATCACCGTCCTGCTCTCCGGGCAGGGGCACAGCGAGATTCTCGGCGCGGCAGACGATATGCAGGCCAGCACCTATCGCCCGGGCACGCTTTATGTCTCACTGGCGCGTGAGACCACGCGCGGCGTCGCTGTTTCCGAGGCCGACACGTTGATGCGGCTGGTTGAATTGCGGATGTCGCCGAGCTTTCTCGCCAGAACCGGCAGCCTGCCGCTGTTCGATGCCTTGTTCGACAAGGCAGGCAAGACCCATCCGCTCCATGCGCTGTCCACCCCGACCCTGTGGCTGGGGCAGATGCCCGCGCCCGGCCCGCTTCTGGCGCTGGCCGAGGCGATCCTGCGTGATGTCCGTCTGGGCGGCATGGCCGATCTACGCATCGAGGGGCAGGCGCTGGCCCTGTTCGACACTGTGGTGGCCTTGATGCGCCCGCCTGCGCCCGCGCTACTGGCCTGCCAGCGCGACGGCGCGCAACTGGACCGCGCCCGCTTGATGATGCGGGCCCGGCTCGATCATCCATGGTCGATCGCGGGTCTGGCCAAGGCCGTCGGGTTGAACGAGAAACGCCTGAAGCAGGGCTTTCGTCTGCGCTTCGGCCTGCCAGTCCATGCCACTCTTCAGGCCGACCGGCTGGATCATGCCCGGCAGTTGCTGGGCAGCGGCATGGTCAGCGTGACCGAGGCCTCTCTGGCGGTGGGCTATGCCAATCCCAGCCATTTCGCCCGCCTGTTCCGCCGGGCCTATGGCATGCTGCCCTCGGCCATGCGCCATGGCTGA
- a CDS encoding sigma-70 family RNA polymerase sigma factor gives MNHHRLALDLYRAHRLALTRYADTIIADRAQAEDVVQEAWLRLHHVKDPDLIRDPIDYFYRVVRNLALDSLRAMKRETARFASSVDAIAGAVADQQPSAEQASTARSELDRVMEALAELPERTQIAVRMNRMEGRKLREIAAHLGLSVGRVHTLIAEGVAYCDARRHVGTEARGEH, from the coding sequence GTGAACCACCATCGGCTCGCTCTCGATCTGTATCGCGCGCATCGCCTTGCTCTGACCCGCTACGCCGATACGATCATCGCCGACCGTGCGCAGGCCGAGGATGTGGTGCAGGAGGCATGGCTGCGCCTGCATCATGTGAAAGACCCCGATCTCATCCGCGATCCGATTGATTATTTCTATCGGGTTGTGCGCAATCTGGCATTGGACAGCCTCCGTGCGATGAAGCGCGAGACGGCGCGTTTTGCGAGCAGCGTTGATGCCATCGCCGGGGCGGTCGCCGATCAGCAGCCCTCGGCTGAGCAGGCCAGCACTGCGCGCAGCGAGTTGGACCGCGTGATGGAAGCGCTGGCGGAACTGCCCGAGCGCACGCAGATTGCCGTGCGCATGAACCGCATGGAGGGACGCAAGCTGCGCGAGATCGCTGCGCATCTCGGCCTTTCGGTGGGCAGGGTCCACACGCTGATTGCCGAGGGTGTGGCCTATTGCGACGCGCGCCGTCATGTCGGAACCGAGGCCCGCGGTGAACATTGA